From the genome of Vicia villosa cultivar HV-30 ecotype Madison, WI linkage group LG2, Vvil1.0, whole genome shotgun sequence, one region includes:
- the LOC131648824 gene encoding uncharacterized protein LOC131648824, producing the protein MAGRNDAAIAATLDAMAQALEHQPNAGENARSRSLATFQRENPLVFKGKHDPDGELELLKAIERIFRVMDCTQAQKVRYGTHMLAVEVDDLWLATRQRLEAAGEEITWPNFIHTMMERVQIIVCSEIKKAIGYQQIRIFPNLVDSCRIFEEDNAAHYQQRGKPYDAPAGKGK; encoded by the coding sequence ATGGCTGGAAGAAACGATGCTGCGATTGCTGCTACTTTGGATGCTATGGCTCAAGCTCTGGAACATCAACCTAATGCTGGTGAGAATGCTAGGTCTCgcagtttggctaccttccagaGGGAGAACCCGCTGGTCTTCAAGGGCAAGCATGACCCCGATGGGGAATTAGAGTTGTTGAAAGcgatcgagaggatcttccgtGTAATGGATTGTACTCAGGCACAGAAAGTTCGCTATGGGACACATATGCTAGCAGTCGAAGTTGACGACTTGTGGCTAGCAACACGTCAGAGACTAGAAGCTGCAGGTGAAGAGATCACTTGGCCAAATTTTATCCATACTATGATGGAGAGGGTGCAGATCATAGTATGCTCTGAGATCAAGAAGGCTATAGGGTATCAGCAGATCCGCATTTTTCCTAACTTGGTGGACAGTTGTagaatttttgaggaagataatgcTGCTCACTATCAGCAACGTGGCAAGCCTTATGACGCTCCAGCTGGAAAGGGAAAATAG